DNA from Quercus lobata isolate SW786 chromosome 1, ValleyOak3.0 Primary Assembly, whole genome shotgun sequence:
TATGCAAACATAAGTTGCTGCTTTGTTGTGGATTGCAAACATAACTTCCTTTCTTTATGCAATTGCTTTGTTGGTTGgtgacatatatatattttaggaattgagtatatatatacatacagcCATATACATACTCATCAATATGTAACTATGCAattgagtatatatatatatatatatatatagccatatATACTCATACAACCATATAtactcatttatatatatactgacttatatatatatatatatgtactttaTAGTGGCtgatgtgaaattttttggttGCCCACAGGTGTGATTCAGTTATGGCCGATATCGATTCAAATCGTGATTCAGTCATGACTGATCCCGATTCAGATGACTACGATAGTGAGGTAGAACTTGAGATTGCCACAGCCTACGTTTAGCTATGTATAGAGTACGTGCAAAAGTACTACATGAAGCGACCTATGTGCACTAGTATCCTGAGTGGGAGGTCATATGTGATTGAAGTACTAGACGGAAATCCCCAAGTGTGTTACGACATATTCCACATGGACAAGACCATTTTTAGGCACTTGTGTAATGAGTTGAAGTGGCTACACCTATTAGAGGAGGACACTGGTATTGTTTCAGTTGAGGAGGCCGTTGGGACAATGCTATATATCGTCAGACACAACGCTGACTACCGGCTAACTGCCAACCGCTTCCAACATTCTCTTGAGACCATTCAAAAGCGGTTCCGACTTGCCTTGTGTGCTATCCATGCTTTAGGATGTCTCATCATCCAACCCAACACTGATGCAGCTGAGCTTCCTCATTCACTTCGAGGTAATGATGAGAAATATTACCCATGGTTTGAGgtatgctttgatttttttttttttttttcgttcttaGATAAATTATCACTTTGATtgattaaaatatgaaaaatctgTAATAGAGAATTCAAAGAATCCCCTATGAAGTGTGAAAGAGAGCTGATTGCACATAAGTTGAATTAACCTAATTAGAGCTACCTATTTTTGTAACAGAAATGCGTGGGGGCCATCGATGGGACGCACATAAGTGCTTCTACCCCATCCGGTAGGACCACCGCATGCATAGATAGACGAAGTGACATCACCCAAAACGTGATGTGTGCATGCAACTTCAACATGCGGTTTACGTATGTGCATTCTGGATGGGAAGGGAGTGTGAATGATTCACAAGTCATGCAGGACGCACTTGGACATGCCGAGTATGAGTTCCCTTGTCCACctagaggtaaaaaaaaaatggataagcTCTCATCATGTTAGTCTTAAAGCATGTGATCTGTTGTATGGGTTTTGTGTCCCATGGTAATAGCatcatgtttttaatttttagctaaaatgcATTCGTGATTCTTGAAGTTTGCCTCAAGTGACATTGGCCTCTCAAATTTCAAAAGCAGTGCAGTATTACTGAAAAAAGGGCATGCTTTTAAAGGTTCTTTTTATAATCCATTAGCAAGTGCATACAACACGTTTGCCAAATCTACTTCATTCTTGTAATTGCTTAAAGCCTGCTCAAGAAACATGATTTAACATTAATTGCATTGACATGTTAAGAAAGAATGTATAATGCATTATTTCTTTGATGAGGCAACCCAATGAATACCTTCCAACTTGTTACTGACATTTCCATATATGAATTTCGTACATAGATCAAAGCAGGACATGATCGTCTTAATTTCATAGAGAAAATAGCACTCTTCAGACAATAACATTGGTTTGTGGAATGATCGGACCCTGATGCTATTCAGATTTCTAGTTCATGTCAAAGGATTGGGGTAAAGGACTTAGGATTGGTCTAGGTTCTTAAAACGTTTAGCATGCCTTTAgctttgagggttttttttttttttttgggggggggggggggggttttgTAGTGAGATGGTTAACTATAATTGTTGTTGGTAGGCAATATTGGATATCTAAGGGAATTTAGAACTTGAACTTCTTTCTAGGCCAGGCCTTATAGGCCACTTCTtcattcttgaaaaaaaaaaaggttatttcaTGGAAAGTGGTGTCATTATTGTGTTGTGGATAGGGGTGTCCAACCAGACCCGTCAACCGACCCACCCGGCTGACCCGGACCGAGAACTGGCCGACCCGACGCCGGCGACGGTCGGCGACGGATCTCTGCTCCCAAAACCCGAGACCGGCGGGTCGGTTGACGGGTTAAAGCATGGAAAACCGATTTTCAACCGACCCGACCGGAAAACGCACCGAAAATTGCTTTCTCCGTCGATTGAAGTAGTTCGCCGGTCTATTTCGTCCGATCTGTGGAGATCCGACGAGATCTCGTCGAGAACTGGCCTGATCTCTTCGAGATGCACCGAGACCTCGTTGAGATCTCGCCGGATCTCTTCTAGATCCATCGAGATCTCGTCGAGATCTCGCCGGATCTCTTCGAGATCGGGCCTGATCTAGTTGAGATCTGCTGAGATCTCTTCAAGATTCGGCCTAATCTCGTTGAGATCCGCCGAGATCTCTTCGAAATCCGGTCAATCAAGCAAAAATAAGCAGATTTTGGCAAAATCCGGCGACGATTCCCACAGTCCGAGCCTGACCGGAAAACGACGACGCCCGACCATCCGAACCTTTGCCTCCGGCGGGTCGACGGCGGATCCAAATTTAGGAGACCCGAAATGATCGGGTCGgttccgggttgggcacaaacccgacccagaatgacccgtggacagccctagttGTGGATAGGAGTTAAGGAGTTAacttgtttgtgggttttggtatGTACTGCCAAATTGCCAATCTGGCCACAGTTTGAGTTTTTACgtacatatttattttctttctttctggcTGTTTAGTTGGGAGGGGACCCTAGCTACTTTATCTAGGATGGATATGATTCTAATTTATCTGTATCTGCTCTTTGAGCTTGGTTAATTAAGggcttttttttatatatttctttttggcCTTATACCGTTATACGGCTATACCATTTATTTTCCCTAAACTAAATAGTTGAGTTGACTGAGATGTTTATGTGGCTGAAAAGTTTGGTATTTATAGTCACTAGTGATTGTAAAGTCAGCTAAAACCGTAATCCCTCATGGTTTTaagatattaattaaattatacatGTTTATAAATAAAGATGTAAATATCAAGGGAGGTTCTTGATTAAAAGGTCATCACTTCtataaatatgtttgtttaCTATGGTGATCCttttgcaatttttcttttattatcatTCAAAAATAGTTGTGTTGGGTAACATTAACTACCAATGGTTATTATTCTGATTGCAGGATCGTACTACCTCGTGACTCGGGGTACGCAATAGGCAATGCATTCCTCCCCCCACACAAGTCCGTACGCTACCATGCCCAAGAGTTTCGGGGTGCGAATCAGCAGCCTACTACCCCGCAAGAGTTGTTCAATTATAGGCATTCATCATTGCGGATGGTGATTGAATGCTGCTTTGGCGTGTTGAAGGCGAGGTTCCTGATCCTGAATGACAAGCACTCCTTCTCCCTCTCTAGACAACGGCTAATTGTGACTGCTTGCTGTGCACTGCATAACTTTATCCGCATGTATAACCGGGCGGATGAAATGTTCCATGTGTGGGAAGGATCATTTGTGCATAACAGCGATGCAATCATAGCGGGAGCTGCACGCGTAGGCAGTGGGGGCACTGAAGAAGCTTTTAATGCTCGAGCACAACGAGCGATGTCGGAGTATCGTGATACGATAACTGCTGCTATATGGGCAGATTACACAGGCAACCGTGATTGAGCTTTTTGGGAATAGACTGTACAAATTGTGGATATTGCAGTATTCAAACTTTGCTTTAAGTTTTAACCATGTTTTTGTTGAAGAATATGTTGTGTCAAAAAATAGATGCTAGTTATGGAGGCATTAGGCAATGACATCATGCTATGTTTGCATTTTGAACTAGACTGCAAAAATTAAATCCACATCATGTACTGGACTTTGCATTTAATAGAACTTGAGGTTTGATATGGTTCTCAATCCTATTGAAAGGAAAGATGGGTGTAAGACCCTATCAGGTACTGTGATGAAATTATTATGTTCAGGGATACAGTCAAAGTGCTAAATGAAGGTTAGTAATATAGTTCCTAGGCTGTGTGAAGGCAATTCAATATATAATGATGCAGTTGAGATGCAAAAATTATGAaccatttgtatttttttcaagtTAAGTTAGGCTTATGTACACATGGTCATTTTTGCAAGTAGTAGTTTAAAGTTGAGAGGATTAAATtccctttaatttaaaatggaagaatattgtatgttttttaagttttggaaTAGTTtctaaactttcaaaatttataatttacattactgaatattttttatagaaataattataatatgctgCTAATCTTGTAACTTGAACCCCTTTTTTTCTAGATTTCCAAGCACTTTATGCATGGAAGGTGCTAATTCAGCTGCACCATTGAATATTATAATGATATTAAGTGTCCATTTCGTCATATTCTATCACAGTTTTGTAGTTAAAAAcattgtttttctatttttctccaTTATAACGTTTTTTTGGGTGGGTTCATGGACTCATTTTAGGAAATGTTCATTGAAATGTCACATTGACATTATCAtataaattgtaagtttttatatcaaatgaacaatttttaaaaaagcaaccaaaaattgaaagagTGTAACTAGTTGCCCAATACACTAGCAACTCCAATAATATGAAATgggttaaataaaaataattcaatttttatgtaaatgtttcatttctcaaaaacaaattaagaagattttaatataattccagtagatattttattttaggagatgGAGGACACTTGTTTGTATGTCAGCTAGTATAATTTTTGTACGAATAGGACATaagttggattttaaaaattatttccccATTCTTGAGAGagatgtatgtgtgtgtatatatatattccttttaGATAGATTAGAATTTGACCATGTGACGTTCGCTCAATGCTGATTGCTTTTTATAATCAGACAAAAATGCTAATAACTCTTTTAAATGCAGAATCCAAATTAAAGTTTATTATATAACGATAATAAATTTTATCAGTTGAATTAATTAAAATctactaaaatatataatattagaaATAATATTTCATGAAAAACTTCCTACCACAAAACTTTGGaacttaataatatttttctggTTTTCAGAGGTGGAACCGTGCAAATTAACCTAAATGTCATTACACGTGCATTGCAATATAAGAATGCCatgataaatattttatttatatactataaggactcaatttgtaacgatcccaaaccggtcttgggttcgtacgttaaaaggcccaaacaataaaatttgtagagcatgggtgttcaagaactagattaacttttttaaaagtaaaaaaattcaacctcacgtttatagatggattagaACCGATATAACAATCTGTTTTTCTTTGAAACAAATACAATTCTTTGGTTTTCAAGCTTTTTTCCTgagtgttctttgtgtttttctctatgTTCCGATCTCTTTCTGCATGCtcttctttcatgttatataccgCCCTCTTCATACCATCtttaccacacacgtgtaggttgggtttaggggatctctttctgtcccatctaacaccttctggaacctcctactagcagctgtaaggttgcttcatcactgttcaagCATCACTTCCATATTAATGCgaccagagagttggttgagaggcaattaatgcggaggcagctgttgccatagatatttgtttgccttttctcTCTTACCCTTGGTCCCTTATCCCACCTTTAGTGGTGACGTAGCTCCGAAGTACGTTTGTAACAAGATGGCGttctgatcgtcctcggactcatattgccgagaaggattttgtcctcggacgaatactaaACTCACCTTTCGTGATATTCCCTCTTCCTTTCGTTTGGTTACCCCTTCAAtctgatatgggcctcctcggacaggtttgcatcctcggatgggccacaggcccaattaacttgactttaataattttagtgactGACTgacccccacaatagcccctcaaaatcttgcttttcgactcctcgggagaaAAGATGGATTTTGACATCATAAGCCCATTCCCACTCATGTTTTGGGGCATGCTTTTGACGCTTCAGCATCCCGATCTTGGCAGTATTAAATTTTGGCAAcgcccttgtctcccacgttcgatgGTGAGATGTAAATCGAACGGTAGAGGGCCTATCTCGTTTAGCAAGCGAGAATTTTACCGCTCACAATTTCTACACGACTACAAAGGCGTTCTCAAATCAATTCTCTTTCTTACCTTCAGTGACCACACAGTTCCAGAGCTCATACACTGAGCCTGCCTTTCTCCTTTTTCGTCATTTTCCTGGCGTCTACAAATAATTACATCTTGTTCGAGGTCCCTTTTTCAAACCTGTAAGTCTTCTCAAAATCTTTACCACTTTTATCTTAAACTCGTTAATTTCTCTACTAAAtcctttagaaaaatggggaaaaagaAGAGCCCATTTCAATGTCTAGTTGAGTCCGAGGAAGGTATCAGAAATTTCCGCTCTAAGTATAGGATCCCTTCCACGGTGGGTATGAGATACGCAGCCTAAGGGGAATGGGTCGTCGTTAGACAAACAGGGGAAGTGGTTATTCCCATGATCGCCTTCATAGAaggcgggatgaccatccccatgggtagtattaCTAAGAGCTACCTTAGTTTCTTTAGGTTATCCCCCACCcagtgtgccccaaatatgtttagggtcctgGGAAGTATAGATGCTTTGAACGAGAGAATGGACCTAAaactgacccaccatgacgtgaattgggtgtacaatcTCCATCACTTGACTGGGTAGGggtattatctcaagtcgagatatcccgAGGTGAGACTGATTCAGTGCCTTCCCACTTCGAACAAGAATCTAAAGGAGGATTTTCTTATCTTCTCCGGGGAATGGCACAATGGTCTGCCATGCCCCATGGTGGAAGGAGTACTAGGTGGGAGTGTAGTCATAGATTCATAACGTTTGGTTTACACatacattttgttgttgttgttgttgttgttgtttttttttttttttttttgtcttggtaTTCCTATCTCTAACAACGCTTCACTTCAATTCAgtggttttgcagatagacgttACACAAAACCCAACATTAAGTTAGTCAATAAGGCGAGCCTGGACAAGGTATTGAAAGCCGAGATATATGTGAACAAAGCTGATGGCCAACTccgggcagcacatttaatcCTCGGCTATACCCCCTTATCGTTCGCTTTCCAGGCGCTGAAGTGCGTGATTAGAGcccgcgatcctcggcttcaccgtatcagtgttgcctacaaAGGGTTCATTGTTCCAGAAGGTATTCCACTTCCCCAATATACATCCCGTACCGGGCCTCTTTTCGTGGCCAACGTCTCGGCAGGAGCCTCTTCATCCTAGCTTACCCTCAGAGAAGAGGAagtagaagagagagaggaagaggaagaaggagaggaagaaGTTGTAGAAGTTTCTGACTCCTCGGACGACTTCAGGATTTTTGATCAATCCACACATTCTGGAGAAGAtcctgacgagatggggatacaaagGAAGCCCCAAAGAAGCTTGTTGGAGTTGATGGAAGGTCAGCCCGAGAAGAGTGCGCCGGAAAAATCAACACAATCCCAGACTTCATCTCTTCCCACTAGGTCTCCTCCTCCTGCTCCTCACCAGCCTTCTCGTCAACCTTCCTAGCCAGCCCGTCCTGATGCTGCCGAGTTGAAAAGGCGTAGGGAGCAGAAGGGCAAGGAGGTGGTAGACGTTGGCAAGTCTCGTTCTACTCGCGAAGAGGATGCCCAACGAGCTGcgaagcagcaaaaaaccaggCACCAAGCTCCGCGAGGCCAGGAGAGGTCTGATTCCCAACTTTCTGAGCCACAAGCATGGTTGCCAGCACCTATGCAAGGCAGGGAGCCTCTGCGAGATGATGCATCTATAAGGGACTTCAACGGCGGCATAGGGTGTCACATAGCCTCGGCCATAAAGGAGGCCTTATTGCTTCCAAAAGATATGGCCGAAataaagaatgtgaggaagaatgaactcgTCCTCGACAATAAGAGATACTTAGGCATGGTAAGAAGCtgactcttttcttctttctttttacgaTCATTACTCACCAATATGTACTTTTTACTGACTATAGTGTTAACCTCTTTCCTACAGattatccaaaatactttcaagctagatgagatgttCAATATCTGCTCCACTCAGAAAGACGATGAAAGGAAGAAATGAGCAACGGCTGCacagaccttgtccaaatctgaacaggacTTGGCCGATGTGAAGAAAAAGTTACTTGTTGAGGAGCAAGCTCGCAAGAGCGCCGAGTCGGCCCTTTAAGGCTATCAAAAGCAGGCCGAGGACCAGGGGAACTGCTTGCGTGAGGTGAATGCCGAACTGAAGAAGGCTCGGGAACAAGTCCTAGCTCTTAGGAAGCACTCGAAGGAAACCCAGAAGCTGAGGGAGTAAGCTGAAAAGTCCAGGGAGGAAGCCGAGAAAGCAAAGACCGAGGCCGAACGTACAATGAATGAAGTTGAGCAAAGAGGCTATGAGGTCGGTATAGCTGAGACTGAGGAGGCTTTGAGAGCCGAGGTTCTAGTGGTGTGCCGTATCTACTGTGAAAAAACTTGGGATGAGGCCCTTAACCGAGCTGGAATTGAGGTTTCATCTGAGTTATGGAAGCCAGAGAATGTATTCTATCCTGAGGCGATCCGTCCCTCAGCTCCTCCACCCCATCAAGCTGAAGCCCCTCCTTCAATCGTTAATCTCATTGAGGAGGTTTTGCCTCAAAGTCTTCCTCCTCTTGGCCAGCCAGAACCAGCTAAAGGGGGTATTGCCCTTCCAAAAGCTTCCTCGGACAAGACTGCAACTGCTTCTGAGGCAGAGACGGCCTCCCAAAGTTTTCAACAGGATTTGGCTTCCACGGTCTTGCCAACTGGGGGAGCTACTAAGGATAAAGAGGAAGTCACTACCTTGGAGGCGGACAAATCAGCCAGCTAGGCCCCAAAGATccaatttaaattgaaaaagtaggatttgttttgtaatctgattagaaattttgtaaggacTCTTACGTTTATTTTCTTACCGCTATTGctgctttatattatttttgtacttgttcACTATGTTACTGTAATTTGGATGGGTTTATTTTGGCTATCCTTTGTTTGCATGGGGAAGTTTTACTTATAAACATCACCAATTTGCAATTAAAAATGGATGATAAGCATTAATACTGCGGGGTCTTAGGGAGACATTTTAGATACGCACATATTCTTTCCAATCAATTGAAGCTttataaaaagttcaaaaactaaataaaattggGTCTTTAGTACTTCGATTGTACATTAAATGACGTTCATAGATTCCTTTTTAATACTTCAGTAGATGTTATAGggcattaatttccactaagtttgtgatccgaggacctgacataacttagtttctgtttaacacttcaatGTGTCATAgggtgttaatttccactaagtttgtgatccgaggacctgacataacttagtttctgtttaacacttcagTACAcatcatagggtattaatttccactaagtttgtgatccgaggacctgacataacttagtttctgttcaacacttCAGTACACATCATAgggtgttaatttccactaagtttgtgatctgaggacctgacataatttagtttctgttcaacacttCAGTACACATCATAgggtgttaatttccactaagtttgtgatccgaggacttgacataacttagtttctgttcaacacttCACTATACATCATAGGGTGTTAATTTCtactaagtttgtgatccgaggacctgacataacttagtttctgttcaacacttcaatatacatcatagggtgttaatttccactaaatttgtgatccgaggacctaacataacttagtttctgttcaacacttCAATATACATTATAGGgtgttaattttcactaagtttgtgatccgaggacctgacataacttaggttctgttcaacacttcaatatacatcatagggtgttaatttccactaagtttgtgatccgaggacctgacataacttagtttctgttcaacacttcaatatacatcatagggtgttaatttccactaaatttatgatccgaggacctgacataacttagtttctgttcaacacttCAACACATATCATAAGGTATAGGAACACAGGATGCATGGTTAACATAAACTAAAAGGAAAACTCAAATTGaactacttttattaataataatacctcttgagattatttacattccaaggataaagtacagctttttcatccaaGTCTTCTAGATAATAGGCTCCTATTCCGGCTACTAAAGTAATCCGATAAGGCCattcccaattaggccccaatttggattcttggtGGCCCTAGAACTTTCCTTAGCACTAGATCTCCTACGACTAACAGCCTCAGCTTCACATTACTATCATAgccttgcttgagtttatgcTGCTAGTAAGCCAATTGGaccatcgcgctctcccttcgCTCTTCGATCAAGTCCAAACTTTTCTCCAACATCGCATCGTTATTGTCCGAGGAAAATGTACTGgtccttaacgttgggaatcTAGTTTCCAGGGGGATGACGGCCTCGGCTCCGTAGGTCATGGAAAAGGGAGTCTGCCCCGTTGAACGTCGGGGCATTGTTCGATATGTCCAGAGAACATGTGGCAATTTTTctacccattttccttttgcatcgTCCAgcctcttcttaagcccattgactattactttgttaatagcttcagcttgcccattcccttgaggatAAGCCGGAGtagaatatctgtttcttatacCTAAGTCCGAACAGTATtgcctaaaggcattgctatcaaattgaagtcCATTATCCGAGACAAGAGTACGTGGAGTTCCAAATCGCGTGACAATA
Protein-coding regions in this window:
- the LOC115953648 gene encoding uncharacterized protein LOC115953648 — protein: MKRPMCTSILSGRSYVIEVLDGNPQVCYDIFHMDKTIFRHLCNELKWLHLLEEDTGIVSVEEAVGTMLYIVRHNADYRLTANRFQHSLETIQKRFRLALCAIHALGCLIIQPNTDAAELPHSLRGNDEKYYPWFEKCVGAIDGTHISASTPSGRTTACIDRRSDITQNVMCACNFNMRFTYVHSGWEGSVNDSQVMQDALGHAEYEFPCPPRGVSNQTRQPTHPADPDRELADPTPATVGDGSLLPKPETGGSVDGIVLPRDSGYAIGNAFLPPHKSVRYHAQEFRGANQQPTTPQELFNYRHSSLRMVIECCFGVLKARFLILNDKHSFSLSRQRLIVTACCALHNFIRMYNRADEMFHVWEGSFVHNSDAIIAGAARVGSGGTEEAFNARAQRAMSEYRDTITAAIWADYTGNRD